In Dama dama isolate Ldn47 chromosome 20, ASM3311817v1, whole genome shotgun sequence, a single window of DNA contains:
- the C20H1orf216 gene encoding UPF0500 protein C1orf216 homolog, whose product MFAIQPGAAEGGQFLGGPPPGVCPPELQPDSNSNFMTSAKDANENWHGMPGQVEPVLMRSSSDLPSDNQDFQAPGLPEGEVRSPPEGAEIPGAGPEKTGGVSTACSPLEDNGYASSSLSVDSPSCSPESACGTPSGPSDHLPPSVAQAVLQLQAQERYKEQEKEKHHVHLVMYRRLALLQWIRGLQHQLVDQQARLQESFDTILDNRKELIRCLQQRAVPSRPQDQD is encoded by the coding sequence ATGTTCGCCATCCAGCCAGGGGCAGCTGAGGGGGGTCAGTTCCTGGGGGGCCCACCTCCTGGAGTATGTCCACCCGAACTTCAACCAGACAGCAACTCCAACTTCATGACGAGTGCCAAGGATGCCAATGAGAATTGGCACGGGATGCCAGGCCAAGTGGAACCCGTACTAATGAGGAGCTCCTCCGACTTGCCCTCTGACAACCAGGATTTCCAGGCTCCTGGACTCCCTGAGGGGGAGGTCCGCAGCCCGCCAGAGGGGGCAGAGATTCCTGGAGCCGGGCCTGAGAAGACGGGTGGTGTCAGCACAGCCTGCTCCCCGCTGGAGGACAACGGCTATGCCAGCAGCTCCCTGAGCGTTGACAGCCCCAGCTGCAGCCCTGAGTCTGCCTGTGGGACCCCTTCTGGCCCTTCAGACCACCTTCCGCCCTCAGTGGCCCAGGCCGTGCTGCAGCTGCAGGCTCAAGAGCGCTACaaggagcaggagaaggagaaGCACCACGTGCACTTGGTGATGTACCGTCGCCTGGCCCTGCTCCAGTGGATCCGGGGCCTGCAGCACCAGTTGGTTGACCAGCAGGCCCGTCTGCAGGAGAGCTTTGACACCATTTTAGACAACCGGAAGGAGCTTATCCGCTGTCTCCAACAGAGGGCAGTACCATCCAGGCCCCAGGACCAAGACTAA